The Nycticebus coucang isolate mNycCou1 chromosome 5, mNycCou1.pri, whole genome shotgun sequence genome window below encodes:
- the LOC128585865 gene encoding translation initiation factor IF-2-like, producing the protein MAGRIKGSDFRSRAGHPGQDRRHLPGREFKVSRAPGGQQLRLLQSQRSSAGPRACSALLASRSIPAPGRTCAPAPLAPARPLRSRPPPNGRAREPARRAVCSPDRFPKAKGKNRSARPRLPSGALPATNTNFPKPLPAPGNGGGAGATRLKGRWRRRPPSPTRGASTPRETFLRPLKVGLGKPCLEIPRFSPVPGHPASHHSGVTHACLLVPQTAPRTFTLSC; encoded by the exons ATGGCGGGGCGTATCAAAGGCTCAGATTTCCGCTCTCGAGCTGGGCACCCAGGCCAGGACCGCAGGCACCTTCCGGGCCGGGAGTTCAAGGTGAGCCGGGCGCCCGGCGGCCAACAG ctccgGCTGCTCCAGAGTCAGCGCTCCTCCGCTGGGCCGCGCGCCTGCTCCGCTCTCCTCGCGAGCCGATCAATCCCAGCGCCGGGGCGTACGTGCGCCCCTGCTCCGCTCGCGCCCGCCCGCCCGCTGCGCTCCCGCCCGCCTCCCAACGGCCGGGCCCGGGAGCCGGCCCGCCGCGCCGTGTGCAGCCCCGACCGCTTCCCGAAAGCCAAAGGGAAGAACCGCAGCGCCCGCCCGCGCCTCCCATCCGGCGCTTTGCCAGCAACAAACACAAACTTTCCCAAGCCCCTCCCCGCTCCAGGTAACGGAGGAGGCGCCGGGGCCACCCGCTTAAAGGGGAGGTGGCGTCGGCGCCCACCCAGCCCTACCCGCGGGGCCTCCACCCCACGAGAAACTTTCCTCCGACCTTTAAAAGTTGGCCTGGGAAAGCCTTGTCTGGAAATCCCTCGCTTTAGCCCTGTCCCGGGACACCCCGCGTCCCACCACTCTGGAGTCACCCACGCGTGTCTTCTAGTCCCTCAGACAGCTCCCCGCACTTTCACCCTCTCGTGCTGA